One window of the Rosa rugosa chromosome 3, drRosRugo1.1, whole genome shotgun sequence genome contains the following:
- the LOC133740986 gene encoding histone H3.3: MARTKQTARKSTGGKAPRKQLATKAARKSAPTTGGVKKPHRYRPGTVALREIRKYQKSTELLIRKLPFQRLVREIAQDFKTDLRFQSHAVLALQEAAEAYLVGLFEDTNLCAIHAKRVTIMPKDIQLARRIRGERA, encoded by the coding sequence ATGGCTCGTACGAAGCAGACTGCTCGCAAATCCACCGGCGGCAAAGCTCCGAGGAAGCAACTCGCCACCAAGGCTGCTCGGAAGTCAGCTCCGACCACCGGTGGAGTCAAGAAGCCCCATCGCTACCGCCCCGGAACCGTCGCCCTCCGTGAAATCCGAAAGTACCAGAAGAGCACTGAGCTTTTGATCCGCAAGCTACCTTTCCAGCGCCTCGTTCGTGAAATCGCCCAGGATTTCAAGACGGACCTCAGGTTTCAGAGCCATGCTGTTCTTGCTCTTCAGGAAGCTGCTGAGGCTTACTTGGTGGGTCTGTTTGAGGACACCAACCTGTGCGCTATTCATGCCAAGAGGGTCACCATTATGCCCAAGGACATTCAACTAGCTCGGAGGATTCGCGGCGAACGTGCTTAA